Proteins from a genomic interval of Candidatus Zixiibacteriota bacterium:
- a CDS encoding PHP domain-containing protein, whose product MKLDLHIHTDHSFNSRVSVESLLSAVRQNHLNAIAVCDHGTMSAVGLIQKMAEDITIIPGLEISTRRGAHIIGLFLKDEISSLEIDDIIDEIHKQGGLAVLPHPYRPGVGLIHAYEKEGTYDGTEISRILSRVDLVEAAGCGCSQDELIAVDRFFKSYSNISQVGCSNAHDAAEIGRAYTEIADFQSRNLDEIREALLHAPRTIRFEVYDADGEREPRTAIVPPIGGRALWKTKRILPGMIRRSVSRLLKYQEQNNYKNASGGGSSRP is encoded by the coding sequence ATGAAACTTGACCTCCACATACATACCGACCACTCCTTTAACAGCCGAGTGAGTGTCGAATCCCTGCTTTCGGCGGTGCGCCAAAACCACCTGAACGCCATTGCAGTTTGCGACCATGGCACCATGTCGGCCGTGGGTCTGATTCAGAAGATGGCCGAGGACATCACCATCATACCCGGTCTGGAAATATCCACCCGCCGTGGAGCGCATATCATAGGATTATTTCTCAAGGATGAAATTTCCTCCCTCGAAATAGACGATATCATCGATGAGATTCATAAGCAGGGAGGCCTGGCGGTTCTTCCCCATCCTTACCGTCCCGGTGTCGGTCTCATTCATGCCTACGAGAAGGAAGGGACGTATGATGGAACCGAAATCTCCCGGATTCTCTCCCGGGTGGACTTGGTCGAGGCGGCCGGATGCGGCTGCTCTCAGGATGAACTGATCGCTGTTGACCGATTTTTCAAATCATATTCAAATATATCACAGGTTGGGTGCAGCAATGCCCATGACGCGGCCGAAATAGGTCGGGCCTATACCGAAATCGCCGATTTTCAATCCCGAAACCTGGATGAAATTCGCGAGGCCTTATTGCATGCCCCAAGGACCATCCGCTTTGAAGTCTATGATGCCGATGGAGAACGCGAGCCGCGGACAGCAATCGTCCCTCCAATCGGCGGCCGGGCTCTCTGGAAGACCAAAAGAATTCTCCCCGGCATGATTCGCCGTTCGGTGAGTCGGTTGCTCAAATATCAGGAACAGAATAATTACAAGAATGCCTCAGGCGGCGGGTCATCGCGGCCATAA
- a CDS encoding histidinol-phosphate transaminase has translation MKSTKQQNKYMSPMQPVENVIPRPEQVLEASGLPENHAVQHPSERVQKAIRDFITNGSAARYPGEQTRNLLESLGRYTGIPEKSIQLFNGLTSIFETIAEAFLKPGDTVLIAGPVEDNFRIYAESCGAKAAYCYGFSPFSSDPDGLLENVNKTTRMIFLANPGHPTGTVWSDDEIRHLLEHAPDTILVIDESYFEYYGHASVGLIERYDNLIVTRTFSEALGLAGYPCAYALASARNIKEMNRHRGSRVPSDLVQVAAAAVLNDLEYVRRRVDQVQENMIFLSVRLRSLGISSRITPTDLLLVQTADPLKAVSFLRSIGVFAWNPGYLPQLENFIWMTIGDDEVSRRIVEAFERMPEQIYRLRPLLKARVTLHRPPEDQPEYDKANFYSGLEESR, from the coding sequence ATGAAATCAACAAAACAGCAAAACAAATATATGTCACCCATGCAGCCAGTAGAAAATGTCATTCCCCGGCCAGAGCAAGTCCTTGAAGCTTCCGGTCTGCCCGAGAACCACGCCGTGCAGCATCCTTCGGAGAGGGTGCAGAAAGCGATCCGCGATTTTATCACGAACGGCTCTGCCGCCCGTTACCCTGGAGAGCAAACCAGGAATCTTCTTGAGTCTCTCGGCCGGTACACCGGAATTCCGGAAAAATCGATTCAGCTTTTCAACGGCCTGACTTCGATCTTCGAGACTATCGCCGAGGCATTTCTCAAGCCCGGAGATACGGTCCTAATCGCCGGCCCGGTTGAAGACAATTTCCGTATCTATGCAGAAAGCTGCGGCGCAAAAGCTGCTTACTGTTATGGTTTTTCCCCCTTCAGTTCCGATCCGGATGGCCTCCTGGAAAATGTCAATAAAACCACGAGAATGATTTTTCTGGCCAATCCCGGTCATCCCACCGGAACCGTTTGGTCTGATGATGAAATAAGGCATCTCTTGGAACATGCGCCGGACACCATACTCGTTATTGATGAATCATATTTTGAATACTATGGTCATGCCTCTGTCGGCCTGATTGAAAGGTACGACAATCTCATCGTGACCCGCACCTTTTCGGAAGCCCTCGGTCTGGCCGGATATCCCTGCGCCTATGCACTCGCCTCAGCCAGAAATATCAAGGAGATGAATCGCCATCGTGGCAGCCGCGTTCCCTCCGATCTGGTGCAGGTAGCAGCCGCAGCCGTCCTTAATGATCTTGAATATGTCAGGCGACGGGTCGACCAGGTACAGGAAAACATGATTTTTCTTTCGGTGCGTCTGCGGAGTCTCGGCATTTCCTCGCGCATCACTCCCACCGACCTACTTCTGGTCCAGACGGCCGACCCGCTTAAAGCGGTTTCGTTCCTCCGTTCAATCGGAGTGTTCGCCTGGAACCCCGGCTATCTTCCCCAGCTGGAGAATTTCATCTGGATGACCATCGGCGATGATGAAGTCAGCCGGCGCATCGTGGAAGCCTTTGAAAGAATGCCCGAGCAGATTTATCGCCTGAGACCTCTTTTGAAGGCACGAGTAACCCTGCATCGCCCCCCCGAAGATCAGCCGGAATATGATAAAGCCAATTTCTATTCCGGACTCGAGGAAAGCAGGTGA